A genomic segment from Oceanispirochaeta sp. M1 encodes:
- a CDS encoding transposase translates to MPGSIASASLLAFIITGKYCDSLPFYRHERIFKRLGVDISRTNMCNWTIKTALKCSDLID, encoded by the coding sequence GCCTCTGCCAGTCTGCTGGCATTTATCATCACAGGGAAATATTGTGATTCTCTCCCTTTCTATAGACACGAGAGGATCTTTAAGAGGCTGGGTGTCGATATCAGCCGGACAAATATGTGCAACTGGACAATCAAAACAGCCTTAAAATGCTCAGATCTTATTGATC